In the Coleofasciculus sp. FACHB-1120 genome, one interval contains:
- a CDS encoding alpha/beta hydrolase, whose amino-acid sequence MSEKQIDIEGYRTTYLEGGEASNSDPILFLHGWTTSTAPYRESLKFLCQRYRAIAPDLPGFGKCTHPKCAPDSASYVNCIVSFLQALNIQKAHVIGHSGGGSIAVAKR is encoded by the coding sequence TTGAGCGAAAAGCAGATCGATATAGAAGGGTACAGGACGACTTATTTAGAAGGGGGAGAGGCATCAAACTCAGATCCCATCCTGTTTTTGCATGGCTGGACAACGTCCACTGCACCCTACCGCGAAAGCTTAAAGTTTCTATGCCAACGGTATCGTGCGATCGCGCCCGATCTACCCGGTTTTGGAAAATGCACTCATCCGAAATGCGCTCCCGATAGCGCTAGTTATGTCAATTGCATCGTTTCTTTTCTACAAGCATTGAACATTCAAAAAGCGCATGTAATTGGACATTCAGGGGGAGGCTCCATAGCGGTAGCGAAGCGGTAG
- a CDS encoding alpha/beta hydrolase gives MQTPKVKIMPMLRFCRALLHNWVFNTQNMIQCTRLALNEDLRPLLPQVKSPTLVMWGGSDRFIPLQLCYEFSQGIPGAQRLVAQGEHHEWAMFRPEIFVPIIFDFLSEVEKSENPGIV, from the coding sequence ATGCAAACTCCAAAGGTGAAAATTATGCCGATGCTGCGATTTTGCCGAGCTTTGCTTCACAACTGGGTATTTAACACTCAGAATATGATTCAATGCACGCGGCTTGCACTTAACGAGGATTTACGACCACTCCTACCACAGGTTAAATCTCCGACTCTGGTTATGTGGGGAGGAAGCGATCGCTTTATTCCGTTGCAATTATGTTATGAGTTTTCACAAGGCATTCCAGGCGCTCAGAGGCTCGTTGCTCAAGGAGAACATCATGAATGGGCTATGTTTCGTCCAGAAATATTTGTGCCAATTATATTTGATTTTTTGAGTGAAGTTGAGAAGAGTGAAAATCCTGGGATTGTTTGA
- a CDS encoding DUF4383 domain-containing protein, whose amino-acid sequence MQTSTSQTSTSSVSSIRYAALSLGLLFLSLGLAGFMPGFVNLSENLTSEPGFGYIFGVFPTNYFHNAIGVLVGVWGIAAFTSLSGSIVFNRIFALLYAAGAILGLLPFANTLFGLTPLFGNNIWLNALTAAIAFYFGFVKSAEIATPTSSNAQSSV is encoded by the coding sequence ATGCAAACATCAACATCGCAAACATCAACATCTTCAGTTTCTTCAATTCGTTACGCTGCTCTAAGCCTAGGTCTGCTTTTCTTGTCACTTGGCTTAGCTGGATTTATGCCTGGTTTTGTCAATCTCTCTGAGAACTTAACCTCTGAACCCGGCTTCGGCTATATATTCGGGGTATTCCCCACCAACTATTTTCATAATGCAATCGGTGTTTTAGTGGGTGTTTGGGGAATTGCTGCATTTACTAGCTTAAGCGGATCAATTGTGTTCAATCGCATTTTCGCTCTCCTTTATGCAGCAGGTGCTATTTTAGGATTGCTGCCCTTTGCAAATACCCTGTTTGGGCTTACACCGCTTTTTGGAAATAATATCTGGCTCAATGCTCTAACTGCTGCGATCGCGTTCTACTTCGGATTTGTGAAGTCAGCAGAAATCGCTACGCCAACTTCATCGAATGCTCAATCTAGCGTGTAA
- a CDS encoding NAD(P)/FAD-dependent oxidoreductase yields the protein MSRSPLFDNLARAIRIARYCQEQNISTNEGIERIASLEALMTVRRTNRREFLTDMGKLSAIGATIGVGSGLLHRTLAAPVPADIKVGIVGAGLAGLACGYELQKKGINATVFEASNRTGGRCYSLGGDFAGSVTFPGQVVERGGEFIDNLHKTMLGYVREFNLKTEDLSKQPGEVFYYFNGQRYSESVVVDEFRDFVAAMRTDLRSLSAQPTADNYTDADKKLDLLSLRDYLDSRNAGNLIKGVIKAAYVAEYGLEIDQQSSLSFLFFIHADKRSKFRPFGVFSDERYHVIGGNQQIVEGLRNRLQGQINYNKQLVGVRFDSAGKVELTFNDASSAKYDAVVFAIPFSTLRQVDLKGLQLPAEKLFAINNLRYGTNAKMMVGFNSRPWVALGSDGSSYSDLSNHQNTWETNPQNATNNRAVLTDYSSGNRGKNINPNQVQQEAGAFLNDLNRVFPGALKAATRNGNNFLVHLEHWPSNPLFQGSYTCNHPGYFTTIAGNEGKPFKSIYFAGEHANSFYEWQGFMEGAALSGIDAARRILNTKV from the coding sequence ATGAGTCGTTCCCCACTCTTCGACAACTTAGCACGTGCTATCCGCATAGCTCGCTATTGCCAAGAGCAAAATATCTCCACCAACGAGGGAATTGAGCGAATCGCATCTCTAGAGGCATTGATGACGGTACGGCGCACGAATCGGCGCGAATTTCTTACTGATATGGGCAAGCTGAGTGCGATCGGCGCGACAATAGGAGTAGGCTCAGGATTGCTTCACCGTACCCTCGCAGCTCCTGTACCAGCAGATATAAAAGTTGGGATTGTGGGGGCTGGTTTAGCCGGACTTGCTTGCGGGTACGAACTGCAGAAAAAGGGGATTAACGCTACCGTATTTGAAGCAAGCAATAGAACTGGCGGTCGCTGTTATTCTCTGGGAGGCGATTTTGCTGGGAGTGTTACTTTTCCCGGTCAGGTTGTGGAAAGAGGCGGCGAGTTTATTGACAACTTGCACAAGACGATGCTGGGATACGTGCGGGAGTTTAACCTCAAGACAGAAGATTTATCAAAACAACCAGGAGAAGTTTTTTACTATTTCAACGGTCAGCGCTATTCAGAGTCAGTGGTTGTGGATGAATTCCGCGATTTTGTTGCCGCTATGCGTACCGACTTGCGATCGCTTTCTGCACAGCCAACCGCCGACAATTATACTGATGCTGACAAAAAGCTCGACTTGCTCAGTCTGCGAGACTATCTAGATAGCCGTAATGCTGGAAACCTAATCAAAGGTGTTATCAAAGCTGCTTATGTTGCCGAGTACGGTTTAGAAATTGACCAGCAAAGCAGTCTCAGTTTTCTCTTTTTCATTCACGCCGACAAGCGCTCGAAGTTTAGACCCTTTGGTGTCTTCAGCGACGAGCGCTATCACGTCATTGGCGGCAACCAGCAAATTGTTGAAGGTCTGCGTAACCGACTGCAAGGACAAATTAACTATAACAAGCAGTTAGTAGGAGTTCGCTTTGATAGTGCAGGCAAAGTAGAATTAACATTTAATGATGCCTCATCTGCCAAATATGATGCAGTTGTCTTTGCGATTCCCTTCTCAACTTTGCGCCAAGTTGATTTAAAAGGTCTTCAACTGCCTGCCGAAAAGCTATTTGCGATTAATAATTTGCGCTATGGAACCAACGCTAAGATGATGGTTGGCTTTAATAGTCGCCCTTGGGTTGCCCTTGGCAGCGACGGCTCATCCTATTCAGATTTATCAAATCATCAAAACACTTGGGAAACAAACCCACAAAATGCAACGAATAATAGAGCAGTGCTGACCGACTACTCTAGTGGAAATCGAGGCAAAAACATTAATCCTAATCAAGTTCAGCAGGAAGCAGGGGCTTTTCTCAACGACCTCAACCGCGTTTTTCCTGGCGCTTTAAAGGCAGCCACACGCAACGGCAATAATTTTTTAGTGCATCTAGAACACTGGCCTTCTAATCCCCTATTTCAGGGCAGTTACACCTGCAATCACCCTGGTTATTTCACAACAATTGCAGGTAATGAAGGTAAGCCGTTTAAAAGTATTTACTTTGCTGGCGAACACGCTAACTCTTTTTACGAGTGGCAAGGTTTTATGGAAGGTGCTGCTTTATCAGGCATCGATGCTGCCAGGAGAATACTTAATACTAAAGTTTGA
- a CDS encoding chlorophyll a/b-binding protein, which yields MKNSTINTAKTPTVAPAYNGSDRNAWIFGWNPQQELWNGRLAMLGFVAYLLWDMAGYSVLRDVLHLVR from the coding sequence ATGAAGAACTCAACCATCAATACTGCTAAAACTCCTACGGTCGCTCCAGCTTATAACGGTTCCGATCGCAATGCTTGGATTTTTGGCTGGAACCCACAGCAAGAGCTATGGAACGGTCGCCTAGCAATGCTGGGTTTTGTCGCCTATCTTCTTTGGGATATGGCAGGTTATAGCGTTCTTCGGGATGTACTCCACCTGGTTCGCTAG
- a CDS encoding aldo/keto reductase, which produces MSESTPNSEMLYRTLGSTGERVSAIGLGGWHIGLKNVDEQLGIRIVRAAIDRGITFMDNSWDYNGGVSEIRMGKALRDGYRDKVFLMTKIDGRSKKEAARQLDESLERLQVDCIDLVQHHEILRFEDPHRVFDPEGANAALIEAREAGKVRYIGFTGHKDPQIHLHMLEVAASNGFKFDAAQLPLNVMDAHYRSFAKLVVPELVKQDIGILGMKSLANGILLRSNTVTPIECLHYALNLPTSVVVTGIDSMEILDQAFEAVRTFQPMNDEQVRSLLAKTAEAASRGEFEPFKTSSIFDSTAQHLDWLGEEPQRIQQLMPT; this is translated from the coding sequence ATGTCAGAAAGTACGCCAAACTCAGAAATGCTATACCGAACTCTCGGCAGTACAGGAGAGCGCGTTTCTGCGATCGGACTCGGTGGCTGGCACATCGGATTGAAGAACGTGGATGAGCAACTGGGTATCCGGATTGTTCGCGCTGCGATCGATCGTGGCATCACCTTTATGGATAACAGTTGGGATTACAACGGTGGAGTCAGCGAGATTCGCATGGGGAAAGCGTTGCGCGATGGCTACCGAGACAAAGTTTTCCTGATGACGAAAATTGACGGTCGCTCCAAGAAAGAAGCCGCAAGACAGCTAGACGAATCACTGGAACGCCTGCAAGTTGATTGCATCGATCTCGTCCAGCACCACGAAATCCTCCGGTTCGAGGACCCGCATCGAGTTTTCGACCCAGAAGGGGCAAATGCCGCTTTGATAGAGGCGCGGGAAGCTGGCAAAGTCCGATATATTGGCTTCACCGGGCACAAAGACCCCCAGATTCATCTGCATATGCTGGAAGTTGCAGCCAGTAATGGGTTTAAGTTTGATGCGGCTCAGTTGCCTCTGAATGTGATGGATGCCCACTACCGAAGCTTTGCGAAGCTGGTTGTGCCAGAACTGGTTAAACAGGACATCGGCATTCTGGGGATGAAAAGCTTGGCAAACGGGATTCTGTTACGGTCAAATACGGTAACGCCAATTGAATGTCTGCACTATGCGCTGAATCTACCGACATCGGTTGTGGTTACGGGAATTGACAGCATGGAGATTCTCGATCAGGCGTTTGAAGCGGTACGGACATTTCAGCCAATGAATGACGAGCAGGTGCGATCGCTCTTAGCAAAAACCGCAGAAGCCGCATCGCGCGGCGAGTTTGAGCCATTCAAAACTTCATCAATTTTCGACAGCACTGCCCAGCATCTAGATTGGCTGGGAGAGGAGCCACAGCGCATTCAGCAATTGATGCCAACATGA
- a CDS encoding DEAD/DEAH box helicase produces the protein MTYDNYRNQGQQDDYFDADFSKAGDRRMQKQSKRSNQQKIRQIARERFGYESFRAGQEAAIKALLDGHDTLAVMPTGSGKSAIYQIAGTLIPGSTVVISPLIALQRDQVESIARQDVGEAAVVNSTVPTAEREEVFEALEEEKLEFLFLPPEQFNNPETLEHLQHSNPRCL, from the coding sequence ATGACTTACGACAATTACCGCAACCAAGGTCAGCAAGACGATTATTTTGATGCCGATTTCTCCAAAGCAGGCGATCGCCGCATGCAGAAACAAAGCAAACGCTCAAACCAGCAAAAGATCCGCCAAATTGCGCGAGAAAGGTTTGGCTATGAGTCTTTTCGAGCAGGGCAGGAAGCTGCGATCAAAGCTCTTCTCGATGGTCATGACACCCTAGCGGTGATGCCCACAGGTTCGGGGAAATCAGCAATTTACCAGATCGCAGGTACTTTAATTCCCGGTTCGACCGTCGTAATTTCACCCCTGATTGCTCTGCAACGCGATCAGGTTGAGTCAATCGCACGGCAGGATGTGGGTGAGGCGGCTGTGGTTAACTCTACCGTGCCGACTGCCGAGCGAGAGGAAGTTTTTGAGGCGCTGGAAGAGGAAAAGCTTGAGTTCCTGTTTCTCCCACCGGAGCAGTTCAACAATCCAGAGACACTGGAGCATTTGCAACATTCTAACCCTCGCTGTTTGTGA
- a CDS encoding HAD-IIIA family hydrolase, which produces MSLLLIDMDGTLREPLSGQQYFQHPEDQRIIEGADIAIRAYKDDWIIVGITNQGGVAAGHKSMQRCIQEQQYTLELFPELREIYFCPDFERKKCFRVTHHNVHNHSQTKWSGQYRKPRSGMLELAMIRHKHTPQNSLYVGDRPEDEQAAQRLGVPFQ; this is translated from the coding sequence ATGAGCTTATTACTAATAGACATGGACGGCACGCTCCGCGAACCACTCAGCGGACAACAATACTTCCAACATCCCGAAGATCAACGCATTATTGAAGGTGCTGATATTGCCATTCGCGCCTACAAAGATGATTGGATTATTGTCGGCATCACCAACCAAGGTGGAGTTGCCGCAGGTCATAAGTCTATGCAACGGTGTATCCAGGAACAGCAATACACGCTTGAGTTATTCCCTGAATTGAGAGAAATCTACTTCTGCCCCGACTTTGAGCGCAAAAAGTGTTTCCGCGTCACTCATCACAATGTTCATAACCACAGCCAAACCAAGTGGTCTGGACAGTATCGCAAACCGCGATCGGGTATGTTGGAACTAGCAATGATCAGACACAAACATACTCCGCAAAATTCGCTCTATGTAGGCGATCGCCCTGAAGATGAACAAGCTGCCCAACGATTAGGTGTACCCTTTCAATGA
- a CDS encoding helicase-related protein, with amino-acid sequence MKAKEREEAQATFMNDEAEVIVATTAFGMGVDKPNVRFVFHHDISDSVDSYYQEMGRAGRDGEKALAILFYCPDDLNIRRFLASSGQVDAQEVEQVAAVVQEQDEPIKRRDLREQTGLSQAKVATALSRLEEVGVVEMLPTGEVVESEQPPEISEAAQEAIRAQDRYQHYLQSRLEMIRGYAEVRDCRRKYLLNYFGEKLEEPCGFCDNCKAGVVVEDGSKPFPLSSRVVHSS; translated from the coding sequence ATGAAAGCTAAGGAACGGGAGGAAGCTCAAGCGACGTTCATGAACGATGAGGCTGAGGTGATTGTCGCCACAACAGCGTTCGGGATGGGTGTGGACAAGCCGAACGTGCGCTTTGTCTTTCACCACGACATCAGCGATTCTGTCGATTCCTACTACCAGGAGATGGGACGGGCAGGACGAGATGGAGAAAAAGCCTTAGCAATATTGTTCTACTGTCCCGATGACCTTAACATCCGGCGATTCTTGGCGAGTAGCGGTCAGGTTGATGCCCAAGAGGTAGAACAGGTTGCAGCAGTTGTTCAGGAACAGGATGAACCGATTAAGCGGCGGGACTTGCGAGAACAAACGGGTCTTTCTCAGGCGAAAGTTGCAACAGCACTCAGTCGTTTAGAAGAAGTGGGTGTTGTCGAAATGCTGCCGACAGGTGAGGTTGTCGAGAGCGAACAACCGCCTGAAATAAGTGAAGCCGCCCAAGAAGCTATCCGTGCCCAGGATCGCTATCAGCACTATTTGCAATCGCGCCTAGAAATGATCCGGGGCTACGCTGAGGTACGCGACTGTCGCCGCAAGTACCTGCTCAACTACTTTGGTGAAAAGCTTGAAGAACCCTGCGGCTTCTGCGACAACTGCAAAGCTGGGGTAGTTGTGGAGGATGGCTCTAAGCCCTTCCCACTATCGAGCCGTGTTGTTCATTCCTCCTAG